The proteins below are encoded in one region of Paraflavitalea devenefica:
- a CDS encoding zinc-binding dehydrogenase: MLRSIGFDHVIDYTREDFTKNGQVYDLILDVKTNRSLFDYARALSRNGVYVTVGGSTSRLFQALFLGPWISMICKKHIRIVALKKNKDLLYVNGLFEAGKVKPVIDGPYQLNEFREAFRIFSKGEHKGKVVITM; the protein is encoded by the coding sequence ATGCTGCGCTCAATTGGTTTTGATCATGTCATTGATTATACCCGCGAAGATTTCACTAAAAATGGCCAGGTTTATGATCTGATCCTTGATGTTAAAACCAATCGCTCCCTATTCGATTATGCCCGGGCATTAAGTCGCAATGGGGTGTATGTTACAGTTGGAGGCTCCACGAGCCGGCTTTTCCAGGCTTTATTCCTGGGGCCGTGGATTTCAATGATCTGTAAAAAACACATACGTATCGTTGCTTTGAAGAAAAACAAGGATTTACTTTATGTGAACGGGCTTTTCGAAGCTGGCAAAGTCAAACCTGTGATAGATGGGCCTTACCAACTAAATGAGTTTCGGGAAGCATTCAGGATTTTTAGTAAAGGAGAACACAAAGGGAAAGTAGTAATAACGATGTGA
- the rsgA gene encoding ribosome small subunit-dependent GTPase A: MSILQSYGWNGHFENQYTRFKNQGLEAGRVMAIQGFKHLLITGTGKQEALLAGALMNSKEPEAYPKVGDWVLFKRYETEGIILDVLPRLNELSRKSPGAATTRQVLAVNIDAAFIVQGVDHDFNPMRLQRYLQQVQQCGIAPIVVLNKADLVSNPGHYLHAVEELGYQCPVYLASALDKADQEQWAAACLQPGKTYILLGSSGVGKSTLLNAWLGYHLQQEGAISTANSKGRHTTTARNLVLLPNGSLVIDAPGMREFGMTLEDDATTVSHPHIDELSGQCRFSDCTHLHEPGCTVLAAVDNGQLPQQVYRSYVKLLREQQHYQTSAADKKRIERHFGKISKQVFAHRKNRKY, translated from the coding sequence ATGTCGATACTACAATCGTACGGATGGAATGGCCATTTTGAAAACCAGTACACCCGCTTTAAAAATCAAGGCCTCGAAGCAGGCAGGGTGATGGCTATTCAAGGATTCAAACACTTATTGATCACCGGTACAGGCAAACAGGAAGCGTTGTTGGCAGGGGCGCTCATGAACAGTAAAGAGCCCGAAGCTTATCCCAAAGTAGGCGATTGGGTGCTGTTTAAGCGGTATGAAACGGAAGGGATTATTCTCGATGTATTGCCACGGCTGAACGAACTCAGTCGCAAATCGCCGGGCGCTGCCACTACCCGGCAGGTATTGGCGGTGAATATCGATGCAGCTTTTATTGTTCAGGGGGTAGACCACGACTTCAACCCGATGCGCCTGCAGCGTTACCTCCAGCAGGTGCAGCAATGCGGCATTGCGCCCATTGTGGTGCTGAACAAGGCCGATCTCGTTTCTAACCCAGGCCACTATCTCCACGCGGTGGAAGAGTTAGGATATCAATGCCCGGTATACCTGGCCAGTGCGCTCGATAAAGCGGACCAGGAACAATGGGCGGCCGCCTGTCTGCAACCGGGCAAAACCTATATCCTGCTGGGCTCATCCGGTGTTGGAAAAAGCACCTTGCTCAATGCCTGGCTCGGCTACCACCTGCAGCAGGAAGGCGCCATCAGCACGGCCAACAGCAAGGGCAGGCACACCACCACCGCCCGCAACCTGGTGCTGTTGCCCAATGGCAGCCTGGTGATCGATGCCCCCGGCATGCGGGAGTTTGGGATGACGCTGGAAGATGATGCGACAACAGTATCCCACCCACACATCGACGAACTATCCGGTCAATGCCGGTTCAGCGACTGTACCCACCTGCACGAGCCGGGCTGCACGGTGCTGGCAGCCGTCGATAACGGCCAACTGCCCCAACAGGTGTACCGCAGTTATGTAAAATTGCTGCGCGAGCAACAGCATTACCAAACCAGCGCAGCCGATAAGAAAAGGATCGAACGGCATTTCGGGAAGATCAGCAAACAGGTTTTTGCGCACCGGAAGAACCGGAAGTATTAA
- a CDS encoding tetratricopeptide repeat protein, with protein sequence MRQAINKAVESGNEYLMVQCFEIYGDHCLSTDKPETALFYFLKSAELRRELGDNYFFSKNRQVFGALGEILYKMQEYEQAIQYMYQGVSLPASEKYPYTSSLNTMGLAYQRLCKYDSAIFWYNKSFANATANNDTIWQAIVKGNIGSLYFEQKQDDQALPLLWADYNMTVNNEINNAGNTLHRIALIYLRQGKTDSAFLLAKKSFRIVSTFKPANQWFIRNAYFTLSEIFRKKGNIDSAFYYANIYHRLNDSLHQAVARNRADVVQTRLDFEKTSNNINILLREKKVEKNMRNLLLAGILLLLIAGWFYFRWQKQWHQSRQQQLMHQKEKAETEIKNAQEQLSGFTGHIVEKNELIEKLQQQLQLQNMEINEGLLNQSILTENDWLRFKDMFDKANPGFINQLKLIAPDISTAEIRFAALTRLNLGNKHMASMLGIGTDAVRKTKSRLRQRLQLAADVELDDFIKSIS encoded by the coding sequence ATGAGGCAAGCAATAAACAAAGCCGTGGAAAGCGGTAATGAATACCTGATGGTACAATGTTTTGAAATATACGGCGACCATTGCCTTTCCACAGATAAGCCGGAAACAGCGCTGTTTTATTTTTTAAAATCAGCCGAATTAAGAAGAGAATTAGGTGACAACTATTTTTTCAGCAAGAATAGGCAGGTGTTTGGGGCCCTGGGTGAAATATTGTATAAAATGCAGGAATATGAACAGGCAATACAATACATGTATCAAGGCGTCAGCTTGCCAGCCAGCGAAAAATACCCATATACTTCTTCATTAAACACGATGGGGCTTGCTTACCAGCGGTTGTGTAAGTATGATTCTGCCATCTTTTGGTATAATAAAAGCTTCGCCAATGCAACGGCCAACAACGATACAATATGGCAAGCCATCGTAAAGGGGAATATTGGGTCGCTATATTTTGAGCAAAAACAAGATGACCAGGCGTTGCCTTTACTTTGGGCCGATTACAACATGACTGTTAATAATGAAATCAATAATGCAGGCAATACACTTCACCGCATTGCGCTCATATACCTTCGGCAAGGTAAAACTGACAGTGCTTTTCTTCTTGCTAAAAAGAGTTTTCGCATTGTAAGCACCTTTAAGCCGGCAAACCAATGGTTTATCCGCAACGCTTATTTTACACTCAGTGAAATATTCAGAAAAAAAGGAAATATAGATAGTGCCTTTTATTATGCCAATATCTATCACCGGTTGAATGATTCACTTCATCAGGCCGTGGCCAGGAACCGTGCCGATGTGGTGCAAACCAGACTTGACTTTGAAAAAACGAGTAATAATATCAATATTTTATTGCGGGAGAAAAAGGTGGAAAAGAACATGCGCAACCTTTTATTGGCCGGAATATTATTGTTATTAATTGCTGGTTGGTTTTATTTCAGGTGGCAAAAACAATGGCATCAAAGCAGGCAACAGCAATTGATGCATCAAAAAGAAAAGGCTGAGACTGAAATAAAAAATGCACAGGAACAACTGTCCGGATTTACCGGGCACATTGTTGAAAAAAATGAATTGATTGAAAAACTGCAGCAACAATTGCAACTGCAAAATATGGAGATCAATGAAGGACTGCTCAATCAATCCATCCTTACCGAAAATGACTGGCTGCGGTTTAAAGATATGTTTGATAAAGCCAACCCCGGTTTTATCAATCAGCTAAAATTGATAGCTCCTGATATTTCTACTGCCGAAATACGTTTTGCGGCACTTACCCGCCTTAATTTAGGTAACAAGCATATGGCTTCTATGCTGGGTATTGGTACCGATGCCGTTCGTAAAACAAAAAGCCGTCTCCGCCAAAGGCTACAACTTGCTGCCGACGTAGAACTGGATGATTTTATTAAGAGCATCAGCTAA